A stretch of DNA from Microlunatus sp. Gsoil 973:
TGCACCGCAACATGCCGCTGGAGGACCAGGCAAGGCAGGTCGACCAGGTCAAGCGCTCCGAGGCGGGCATGATCGACGAGCCGATCACCATCTCGCCGGACGCCACCTTGCGCGAGGCCGACGAGTTGTGTGCGCACTACCGCATCTCCGGCATCCCGGTGGTCGACGAACACCAGTTGCTGCTGGGCATCGTCACCAACCGCGACATGCGCTTCGAGACTGATCCGGAGCGCAAGGTCGGCGCGGTGATGACCCGGATGCCGCTGGTCACCGGCCGGGTCGGGATCAGCAAGGACGAGGCGCTGAAGCTGCTGGCGAAGAACAAGATCGAGAAGCTGCCGCTGGTCGATGATCATGACCGGCTGTGCGGCCTGATCACGCTGAAGGACTTCGTCAAATCAGACCAGTTTCCCGACGCCAGCAAAGATGATCAAGGCCGGCTGCGCGTCGCAGCCGCAGTCGGATTCTTCGGTGACGCGTGGGAACGGGCCATGGCCCTGGTCGAGGAGGGCGTCGACATGTTGATCGTCGACACCGCCCACGGCCACTCCCAGGCGGTGCACGACATGGTCCGCAAGCTCAAGACCGAGCCGCTGGCCGAGCACGTCGACGTGGTCGGCGGGAATGTCGCCACCTACGAGGGAGCCAAGGCCCTGGTCGATGCCGGTGTCGACGGCGTCAAGGTCGGTGTCGGGCCGGGCTCGATCTGCACCACGCGGGTCGTCGCCGGTGTCGGTGTCCCCCAGGTGACCGCGATCTACAACGCAGCCCGGGCGGCCAAGCCGGCCGGCGTACCAGTGATCGGCGACGGCGGCCTGCAGTATTCCGGCGACATCGCCAAGGCGCTGGTCGCCGGGGCCGACACGGTGATGCTCGGCTCGCTGCTGGCCGGCTGCGACGAGAGCCCGGGCGAGCTGGTCTTCATCAACGGCAAGCAGTACAAGTCCTACCGCGGGATGGCGTCGCTGCCGGCATTGTCCGGGCGCGGGCGGAAGGGGTCGTACTCCAAGGACCGCTACTTCCAGAGCGACGTGAAGGCCGAGGACAAGCTGGTGCCCGAGGGCATCGAGGGCCAGGTGCCCTACCGCGGCCCGGTCGGCGCCGTCGCCTATCAGCTGATCGGCGGCCTGCGGCAGTCCATGTTCTACACCGGCGCCACCACCATCGAGCAACTGCAGGAGCGCGGCCGGTTCGTCCGGATCACCTCCGCGGGTCTGCGGGAGTCCCATCCGCACGACATCCAGATGACGGTCGAGGCGCCGAACTACTACTCCCCCAAGTGATCCGAGGGCAGGCATGTACGAGATCGGTCGCAACAAGCGCGCCCAGCAGGGCTTCGCATTCGACGACATCGCGATCGTTCCGTCGCGACGCACCCGTGGTCAGGAGGAGGTCAACCTTGCCTGGCGGATCGACGCGCTGACCTTCGACTTCCCGATCATCGCCGCGCCGATGGACTCGGTGATGTCCCCGGCAACGGCGATCGCCATGGGCCGGCTCGGCGGGCTGGGTGTGCTGAACCTCGAGGGCCTGTGGACCCGGTACGACGACCCCGAGCCGCTGTTGGCCGAGATCGCCCGGATCCCCGACGCCAAGACGGCCACCCAGCGGTTGCAGGAGATCTACGCCCGGCCGATCGACCCGGCGCTGATCGCCAAGCGGATCAACGAGATCCGGGAGGCCGGTGTACCGGCCGCCGGCTCACTGTCGCCGCAGAACACCAGCGAATACGCCCGCGCCGTGGTGGACTCCGGTGTCGACTTCTTCGTCATCCGGGGCACGACGGTGTCAGCCGAGCATGTGTCGTCGGCCTCGGAACCGCTGAACCTGAAGGAGTTCATCTACGAACTCGACGTTCCGGTGATCGTCGGCGGCTGCGCCACCTATCAGGCGGCACTGCACCTGATGCGCACCGGCGCCGCCGGCGTGCTGGTCGGCTTCGGCGGCGGTGCGGCACACACCACCCGGGACGTACTCGGCATCGCCGTCCCGATGGCCTCGGCCGTCTCCGATGTCGCCGCCGCCCGGCGGGACTACCTGGACGAGTCCGGCGGCCGCTATGTGCACGTGATCGCCGACGGGTCGGTCGGCCGTTCCGGTGACATCGCCAAGGCGATCGCCTGCGGTGCCGATGCGGTCATGGTCGGCTCACCCCTGGCCCGTGCCACCGAGGCGCCCGGCCGCGGCTTCCACTGGGGCGCCGAGGCCTGGCACGAGTCGCTGCCGCGCGGCGAGCGCGTCGAGGTCGGCGCGGTCGGCAGTCTGTCGGAGATCCTGCACGGGCCGTCACGGGTCAGCGACGGAACGATGAATCTGGTCGGCGCGCTCCGCCGTTCGATGGCAACGACCGGCTACACCGAGGTCAAGGAGTTCCAGCGCGTCGAGGTGATCGTCGGCTGATGGCGGGCCGGGTCGAACCCCTCCTGCTGAAGTTTCCGTTCCGCGGCCGTTGGACGGCCCGGAACAGTCCTGCCGACCGCGTCCCCAGTCACGGTGTCGATCTGTTCGGCCAGCGGTACGCGATCGACTTCGTCGCCGTCGACGACCGGGACCGGTCGGCCCCGCGTACCCTGCGGTCGATCTTCGCCCCCGAGCCGCCCGAGCTGTTCGTCGGTTTCGGACGATCGATCCTTTCGCCCGTCGCCGGGACGATCGAGTCCTGCCACGACGGAGAAGTCGATCATGCCGCGCGACGTTCGCCGATCACCCTGACGCCGTACGCCTTCGGGCAGGCTTCCCGGGCCCGCGCCGGGGTGGGCGCCATCGCCGGCAATCACGTCGTGATCGCCGCCGGTCCGGCCGGGCCGTACGTGCTGCTGGCCCACCTGCGACAGGGTTCGATCCGGGTACGTCCCGGCCAGGTCGTCGAACCGGGCACGCCGATCGGGCAGTGTGGCAATACGGGCAACAGCACCGAGCCTCACGTGCATCTCCAGGCGACCGACTCTGCCGACTGGTCCCGGGCCACCGGTCTGCCGATCGCCTTCTCCGGTGGGTCGGGAGACTGCACCGGATGGCTGCCGAGGAACCGCGAGCCGTTCGACGTCGGTTGAGGTACTAGATTCTGATCCGTCCGATCGTCCGGCGGCTGTGATGCAGCGGAGGTGCTGATGGTCCAGACCCACGATTCCCGGTTCCCGGATCCGACCCGCACCGGGACGATGCCGTTCCGCGACGGGAACACCTGGTACCGGATCACCGGTGATCTTGACGGCGCCAAGCCGCCGCTGGTCGTCCTGCACGGCGGCCCGGGCGCCGCGCACAACTACAAGTTGATGATGGCCAATCTTGCCGCCCAGGGGCGTGCCGTGATCCACTACGACCAGTTCGGCTGCGGAGAAAGCACGCACCTGCCGAAGGCACCGGCCGACTTCTGGACCGTTGATCTCTTCGTCGAGGAACTCCGTACGCTGGTCGCTCACCTCGGCATCGAGCGGTTCCATCTGCTCGGCCAGTCCTGGGGCGGGATGCTGGCTCCGGAGGTGGTGCTGGCCGACAGCGCCGGCATCGCCAGTCTGACGATCTGCGACTCGCCTGCCTCGATGGAACTCTGGCTGCGAGCCGCCAATGAGCTGCGTGATCAACTTCCGGCCGACGTGCAGGAGACCCTGCTGCGGCACGAACGGGCCGGGACGACAGAGCATCCCGAGTACGCCCGAGCCATGAAGGTGTTCTACGACCGGCACGTCTGCCGGGTCGTGCCCAACCCGGTCGAGGTGGCCGCCTCCTTCGACCAGATCGAGGCGGAGCCGACCGTCTACCACACCATGAACGGTCCCTCGGAGTTCCATGTGGTCGGCACCCTGCGGGACTGGAGCATCGTCGATCGTCTGCCCGGCATCCGGTTGCCGACGTTGGTCGTCGCCGGGGCGTACGACGAGGCGCGGCCGTACGTGTGGCAGCCGTTCCTGGACAAGATCAACGGAGCGCGATCCCACGTGTTCGCCGAATCCAGCCATATGCCGCATGTCGAGGGAGCCCGAGGAGTTCCGCCGCGTGATCGGCGGCTTCCTGGCCGAACACGACTGAACCCTGCTCGTCCCCATCACTGAAAGGTGTCGCGATGCCCGAAGCACCGGATGACCAGACCCAGGAACTCGCCGGGTTCGGCTACAAACAGGAACTCAGCCGGCGGCTCTCAACGATCGACCTGCTGATCTACGGCCTGATCTTCATGGTGCCGATCGCACCCTGGGCGATCTTCGGCACGGTCTTCAACGAAGCCAAGGGCATGGTGCCGCTGGTCTACATCATCGGCCTGGTCGCGATGATCTTCACCGCTCTGTCCTACGCCCAGATGTCCCGCGCCTTCCCGATCGCCGGATCGGTCTACTCCTACGTCGGTCGGGGCCTGCATCCCAAGCTCGGGTTCATCGCCGGCTGGACCATCCTGCTGGATTACCTGTTGGTGCCAACACTGCTCTACGTCTTCGCCGCTGAATCGATGTCCGGAATCTTCACCGGGGTACCCAAATGGGTCTGGGTGATCATCTTCCTGTTGATCAACACTGCGATCAACTACATCGGGATCTCGTTCACCGCCTTGGTCAACCGGCTGTTTCTGGCCGCCGAAGTGATCTTCATTATCATCTTCGTGATCATGGCGATCACGGCGATCGCTCGGGGGATCGGCGGCGCGACCTTCACCACGACGCCGCTGTTCAACCCGCAGTACTTCAGCGCTCCGCTGGTCGCCACGGCGTTGTCGATCGCCGTTCTGTCCTTCCTCGGGTTCGACGGCATCGCCACCCTGGCGGAGGAGAGCAAGGGCGGCCACAAATCGGCGGGCACCGCCATGATCGGCGGCCTGGTCATCGTCGCGATCTTCTTCATCAGCCAGACCTGGCTGGCCGGCATGCTGGTCCCGGGCAAGACGTCCTTCCCCGAGGACCAGGCAGGCAACGCCTTCTTCGACATCGTGGCCTCGGTGTCCAGCCACGCCTGGCAGGTCGCCTTCCTCGCGATGAACGCGCTGGCCGTCGGCATCGCCAACGCGGTAGCCGCGCAGAGTGCCACGTCCCGGCTGCTGTTCTCGATG
This window harbors:
- the guaB gene encoding IMP dehydrogenase; translated protein: MTQGPDLSPAGVPGPFETLGLTFDDVLLQPAESDVIPSQVDTRAQVSKNISIKIPLLSSPMDTVTEARMAVAIAREGGLGVLHRNMPLEDQARQVDQVKRSEAGMIDEPITISPDATLREADELCAHYRISGIPVVDEHQLLLGIVTNRDMRFETDPERKVGAVMTRMPLVTGRVGISKDEALKLLAKNKIEKLPLVDDHDRLCGLITLKDFVKSDQFPDASKDDQGRLRVAAAVGFFGDAWERAMALVEEGVDMLIVDTAHGHSQAVHDMVRKLKTEPLAEHVDVVGGNVATYEGAKALVDAGVDGVKVGVGPGSICTTRVVAGVGVPQVTAIYNAARAAKPAGVPVIGDGGLQYSGDIAKALVAGADTVMLGSLLAGCDESPGELVFINGKQYKSYRGMASLPALSGRGRKGSYSKDRYFQSDVKAEDKLVPEGIEGQVPYRGPVGAVAYQLIGGLRQSMFYTGATTIEQLQERGRFVRITSAGLRESHPHDIQMTVEAPNYYSPK
- a CDS encoding GuaB3 family IMP dehydrogenase-related protein, whose amino-acid sequence is MYEIGRNKRAQQGFAFDDIAIVPSRRTRGQEEVNLAWRIDALTFDFPIIAAPMDSVMSPATAIAMGRLGGLGVLNLEGLWTRYDDPEPLLAEIARIPDAKTATQRLQEIYARPIDPALIAKRINEIREAGVPAAGSLSPQNTSEYARAVVDSGVDFFVIRGTTVSAEHVSSASEPLNLKEFIYELDVPVIVGGCATYQAALHLMRTGAAGVLVGFGGGAAHTTRDVLGIAVPMASAVSDVAAARRDYLDESGGRYVHVIADGSVGRSGDIAKAIACGADAVMVGSPLARATEAPGRGFHWGAEAWHESLPRGERVEVGAVGSLSEILHGPSRVSDGTMNLVGALRRSMATTGYTEVKEFQRVEVIVG
- a CDS encoding M23 family metallopeptidase, with the translated sequence MAGRVEPLLLKFPFRGRWTARNSPADRVPSHGVDLFGQRYAIDFVAVDDRDRSAPRTLRSIFAPEPPELFVGFGRSILSPVAGTIESCHDGEVDHAARRSPITLTPYAFGQASRARAGVGAIAGNHVVIAAGPAGPYVLLAHLRQGSIRVRPGQVVEPGTPIGQCGNTGNSTEPHVHLQATDSADWSRATGLPIAFSGGSGDCTGWLPRNREPFDVG
- a CDS encoding proline iminopeptidase-family hydrolase, with the protein product MVQTHDSRFPDPTRTGTMPFRDGNTWYRITGDLDGAKPPLVVLHGGPGAAHNYKLMMANLAAQGRAVIHYDQFGCGESTHLPKAPADFWTVDLFVEELRTLVAHLGIERFHLLGQSWGGMLAPEVVLADSAGIASLTICDSPASMELWLRAANELRDQLPADVQETLLRHERAGTTEHPEYARAMKVFYDRHVCRVVPNPVEVAASFDQIEAEPTVYHTMNGPSEFHVVGTLRDWSIVDRLPGIRLPTLVVAGAYDEARPYVWQPFLDKINGARSHVFAESSHMPHVEGARGVPPRDRRLPGRTRLNPARPHH
- a CDS encoding APC family permease — encoded protein: MPEAPDDQTQELAGFGYKQELSRRLSTIDLLIYGLIFMVPIAPWAIFGTVFNEAKGMVPLVYIIGLVAMIFTALSYAQMSRAFPIAGSVYSYVGRGLHPKLGFIAGWTILLDYLLVPTLLYVFAAESMSGIFTGVPKWVWVIIFLLINTAINYIGISFTALVNRLFLAAEVIFIIIFVIMAITAIARGIGGATFTTTPLFNPQYFSAPLVATALSIAVLSFLGFDGIATLAEESKGGHKSAGTAMIGGLVIVAIFFISQTWLAGMLVPGKTSFPEDQAGNAFFDIVASVSSHAWQVAFLAMNALAVGIANAVAAQSATSRLLFSMSRDGQLPRFLAHINARNKVPERAILLVAAITLVLGLFFVGQLGLISSLVNFGALTAFLLLHVAVIGYFGVRRRSRNILLHWVAPIIGFAIIGFVLWNAEPAAKIGGIAWLIIGIGVLIYYTRRGIGILPEHRADSDELTADRQV